Genomic window (Candidatus Methylomirabilis sp.):
CGCCTTCAGGCCTCGGCCCATCGCCGCCCGCAGGATCCGCTCACTCTCGGCCGCCGTGAAGTAGCCCTGCTCGCAGAAGACATCGCAAAACTCCGCGAGCCCCTCGGCGGCGACCGCGGGGAGCATCTCGTCCACCACGGAGTCCACGTAGGCGCCGCGGCGGGAGGCGAACTCGGGAGGGACGGCGTGGGCGCCAAGGAAGGTGGGGACGACGTCGGCCGGGTGCGCGGCCGCGAGGCGCCGGAGGACCCGGAGGCTCGTGAGCTCGCTCTCCGGGGAAAGGCCGTAGCCGCTCTTGACCTCGACCGTGGTGCTCCCGTGGCAGAGGCAGGAGGCGAGGCGATCCCACCCCAGGCGGAACAGCTCCCCGGGGGACGCCCCCCGGGTCGCGCGAACCGTGGCCTGGATGCCACCGCCAGCCGCGGCGATCTCCTGGTAGGTCGCGCCGCCGCATCGGGCGGCGAACTCGCTCTCCCGGGAGCCGGCGAAGAGAAGATGGGTGTGGGAGTCCACGAAGCCGGGGCAGACGGTCCCCCCCTGCGCTTCCAGAAGGCGTGTCCCCCCCTCGACCGCCACGGCCCGCCGCAGCTCCCGGGCCCTACCCACCCAGAGAATGCGCTCCCCGGAGACGGCCACCGCCCCGTCGCGAATGATGCCGAGCGGCCCCTCCCCAAGCCCCGGCTCCGCCGTCACCAGCTCGGCCACGTCGGTGACGACGAGGTCGGCAACGGGGAGGCTCATGCCGTCACCCCGGGGATCTTCAGGCCGCGACGGCGCGCCACCTCCACCGCCTGCTCGTAGCCGGCGTCGGCGTGCCGGATGACACCGAGCCCGGGGTCGGTAGTGAGGACGCGCGTGAGGCGCGCACCGGCTTCGGGCGTCCCGTCCGCCACCACCACCATCCCGGCGTGCAGCGAGTAGCCGATCCCGACCCCGCCCCCGTGGTGGACCGCCACCCAGGTCGCCCCGCTCACGGCATTGAGGAGCGCATTCAGGACGGGCCAGTCGGCGATGGCATCCGAGCCGTCCCGCATCCCCTCGGTCTCGCGATACGGCGACGCCACGGACCCGGCATCCAGGTGGTCGCGGCCGATGACGATCGGCGCCCGCACCGCGCCCCGGCGGACCAGGTCGTTGAAGACCCGGCCGGCCTCGGCCCGCTCCCCGTACCCGAGCCAGCAGATGCGCGCCGGCAGACCCTGGAAATGGACCTTCTCCCGGGCGAGGCGCAGCCAACGCTGGAGGGCCTGATCCCGGGGGAAGGCGGCCGCGACGGCCGCATCCGTGGCCGCGATGTCCTGCGGGTCCCCCGAGAGGGCCACCCACCGGAACGGCCCCTTCCCCTCGCAGAAGAGGGGGCGGATGTACGCCGGGACGAACCCGGGAAAACCGAAGGCGTCTTCCACCCCCGCCTGCTTCGCCTGGGCCCTGAGGTTGTTCCCGTACTCGAAGGTGACGGCGCCCCGCCGCATGAGCACGAGCATCGCGCGGACATGCGCGGCGATCGAGGCCGAGGCCTCCCGGATGTAGGCCTGCGGGTCCCGCTCCCGGAGGGCAGCAGCTTCCTGCAGGGTGAAGCCACGAGGAATGTACCCGTTCAGGGGATCGTGGGCCGCCGTCTGGTCCGTGAGGAGGTCCGGGACGACCCCGCGCTCGACCAGGGCTGGCAGGACCTCGGCGGCGTTCCCGACGCACCCGACGGAGAGAGATCGCCCGGCCTCCTTCGCCTCCTCCACCCACGCCAGCGCTTCCTCCAGGTCCGCGGTCATCCGGTCGCAGTAGCCGGTCTTGATCCGCCGCACGATGCGGGCAGGGTCCACCTCGATCCCCAGGAAGACCCCATCGTTCATCGTCACGGCCAGCGGCTGGGCCCCGCCCATCCCGCCTAACCCGGCCGACACGGCGAGGCGTCCACGGAGGCTCCCGCCGAAGTGGGTCCGTCCGGCGGCGGCGAAGGTCTCGTAGGTCCCCTGGAGGATGCCCTGGGTCCCGATGTAGATCCAGGAGCCGGCCGTCATCTGCCCGTACATGGTCAGCCCCTGCCGCTCCAGCATCAGGAACGTCTCCAGGTCGGCCCACTTCGGGACGAGCAGGGCGTTGGCCAACAGGACGCGGGGCGCATCCGGGTGGGTCCGGAAGACGCCGACCGCCTTGCCCGACTGGATCAGGAGGGTCTCGTCGTCCTCCAGGTCCAGCAGGCTCCGGACGATCTGGGCGTAGGCCTCCCAGGAGCGGGCGGCCTTCCCGGCGCCGCCGTAGACCACGAGGGCCTCGGGGCGTTCCCCCACCTCCGGGTCCAGGTTGTTCATCAGCATCCGGAGGGCCGCCTCCTGGCCCCACCCCTTGCACGCGCGCTGCGTCCCGCGGGGGGCCGGGCCCACCTGACGCCGGTCCACCCGCTCCACGATCGCTTCGCGCGTCATGCTCCCCGCCGCCGTCCCCATCGCGATCCCCCGAGGGCAGGCCTCTGTGTTCAGTAGAGCGGTCCGACCGCCTCTTCGACCGCCGCCCGCAGGCGGCCGGTCCGGATCAGCTCCTCGGCCGCCTCGAGCTCGGGCCCCGGGAACCGGTCCTCCCGGAGCATCGGGACCCGCTCCCGGAGCAGCGCGTACGCCCGCCCCGTCCCCGCGGCCGGGGTGAGAGGCCGGAGCAGGTCCAGCCCCTGCGCCGCACACAGGTATTCCACGGCCAGGATGCGCCGCGCGTTGGTCACGACGGCCGCCGCCTTCCGGGCCGCAAGCGCGCTCATGCTGACGTGGTCCTCCTTCCCTCCGGAGGTGGGGAGAGAGTCCACGGAGGCCGGCGAGGCGAGCAGCTTGTTCTCGGAGACGAGGGCGGCTGCGGTCACCTGTCCTAGCATGTAACCGGAGTTCAGGCCCGGCTCCGGCGTGAGGAAGGGAGCGAGGCCACTCAGGAGCGGGTTCACCAGGTGCTCCACGCGCCGCTCCGCGATGGCGCCCAGCTCCGCGACGGCGATGGCCAGGACATCCAGCGCCAGGCCCACCGGCTGCCCGTGGAAGTTTCCCCCGGCCAGCACCTCGCCGGTGTCCGGGAAGACGAGGGGATTATCCGTGGCCGCGTTGAGTTCGGTGGTGAGGGTTTGCCGGATGTAGGCGAGGGCGTCCCGGGTCGCCCCGTGGACCTGGGGAATGCAGCGGATGCTGTAGTTGTCCTGGATCTTGGGACAGTCGCGGTGCGACTCCACGATGGGGCTGTCCTCGAGGAGGCGGCGGAGGTTCACGGCGGAGCGGGCCTGACCGGGGAAGGGACGGAGGGCCTGGAGCCGCTCGTCGAAGGCGCGGATGCTGCACAGGAGAGCCTCCACGGCCATCGCCCCGGTGATGTCTGCCACGGTCGCCAGCGCCTCCGCGTCCCGGAGGGCCAGGGCACCGATGCCGGCGCTGACGCAGGTCCCGTTCACCAGGGCCAGCCCCTCCTTCGCCTGGAGCGTGAGGGGGGCGAGGCCGACCTGCGCGAGGGCGGCCGCGCCCGCCGCCCGGTGGCCCTCCACGACCGCTTCGCCTTCGCCGATGAGGACCAGAGCCAGGTGGGCGAGCGGCGCCAGGTCCCCACTCGCCCCTACGGACCCCTGCTCGGGGACCACCGGGTGAACGCCGCGGTTCAGGCACTCGCAGATCAGTTCCACCACCTCGGGCCGGACGCCGGAGTATCCCTTGGCCAGGACGTTGGCCCGGAGCAACAGGCTCGCCCGGACCGCGTCCTCGGCGAGCGGCGGACCGACCCCGAAGGCGTGGCTCCGGAGGAGGTTCCGCTGAAGCGCTTCCGCCTGCTCCGGAGGAATCCGGACATCGCTCAACTTCCCGAAGCCGGTGGTGACGCCGTAGACCGGGCGCTCGGCGGTAAGGAGCCCGTCCACAGTCGCGCGTGCGGCCCGGACCCGCTCCCTCGCGGCGGGGGCCAGGAGAACGTGCTCCCCGCCGCGGGCCACCGCCTCCACCTGCTCCAGCGTGAGGCTGTTCCCATCCAGGAGGATCGTCATGACGTGCCCATTCTACCCCGGCGTGCCCCGCCGACCAACGGTTCGTTCCCCTAGGCGCGGCGGCCGAAGTAGAGGTCCATGAGCTGGCCCTCGCCCGAGAGGGCCGAGGGGGTC
Coding sequences:
- the hutI gene encoding imidazolonepropionase; translated protein: MSLPVADLVVTDVAELVTAEPGLGEGPLGIIRDGAVAVSGERILWVGRARELRRAVAVEGGTRLLEAQGGTVCPGFVDSHTHLLFAGSRESEFAARCGGATYQEIAAAGGGIQATVRATRGASPGELFRLGWDRLASCLCHGSTTVEVKSGYGLSPESELTSLRVLRRLAAAHPADVVPTFLGAHAVPPEFASRRGAYVDSVVDEMLPAVAAEGLAEFCDVFCEQGYFTAAESERILRAAMGRGLKAKIHADEFHASGGAEAAAAVGATSADHLLCVTEEGIRALKAAGVVTTLLPGTASFLGLGRYAPARVMLAAGLTVALATDFNPGTCMTESMPLIIHLACTQMRMGPGEALIAATMGGAAALARTASVGSLTPGKQADILLLDCANHLHLPYHVGINPVRTVVKRGRVAVENWHLAAPRPEGA
- the hutU gene encoding urocanate hydratase; this translates as MTREAIVERVDRRQVGPAPRGTQRACKGWGQEAALRMLMNNLDPEVGERPEALVVYGGAGKAARSWEAYAQIVRSLLDLEDDETLLIQSGKAVGVFRTHPDAPRVLLANALLVPKWADLETFLMLERQGLTMYGQMTAGSWIYIGTQGILQGTYETFAAAGRTHFGGSLRGRLAVSAGLGGMGGAQPLAVTMNDGVFLGIEVDPARIVRRIKTGYCDRMTADLEEALAWVEEAKEAGRSLSVGCVGNAAEVLPALVERGVVPDLLTDQTAAHDPLNGYIPRGFTLQEAAALRERDPQAYIREASASIAAHVRAMLVLMRRGAVTFEYGNNLRAQAKQAGVEDAFGFPGFVPAYIRPLFCEGKGPFRWVALSGDPQDIAATDAAVAAAFPRDQALQRWLRLAREKVHFQGLPARICWLGYGERAEAGRVFNDLVRRGAVRAPIVIGRDHLDAGSVASPYRETEGMRDGSDAIADWPVLNALLNAVSGATWVAVHHGGGVGIGYSLHAGMVVVADGTPEAGARLTRVLTTDPGLGVIRHADAGYEQAVEVARRRGLKIPGVTA
- the hutH gene encoding histidine ammonia-lyase, encoding MTILLDGNSLTLEQVEAVARGGEHVLLAPAARERVRAARATVDGLLTAERPVYGVTTGFGKLSDVRIPPEQAEALQRNLLRSHAFGVGPPLAEDAVRASLLLRANVLAKGYSGVRPEVVELICECLNRGVHPVVPEQGSVGASGDLAPLAHLALVLIGEGEAVVEGHRAAGAAALAQVGLAPLTLQAKEGLALVNGTCVSAGIGALALRDAEALATVADITGAMAVEALLCSIRAFDERLQALRPFPGQARSAVNLRRLLEDSPIVESHRDCPKIQDNYSIRCIPQVHGATRDALAYIRQTLTTELNAATDNPLVFPDTGEVLAGGNFHGQPVGLALDVLAIAVAELGAIAERRVEHLVNPLLSGLAPFLTPEPGLNSGYMLGQVTAAALVSENKLLASPASVDSLPTSGGKEDHVSMSALAARKAAAVVTNARRILAVEYLCAAQGLDLLRPLTPAAGTGRAYALLRERVPMLREDRFPGPELEAAEELIRTGRLRAAVEEAVGPLY